A section of the Campylobacter lanienae NCTC 13004 genome encodes:
- a CDS encoding fumarate reductase flavoprotein subunit yields MNVKYYDALVIGGGLAGLRAAVAAADKGLSTVVLSLCPVKRSHSAAAQGGMQASLGNSKMSEGDNEDVHFADTVKGSDWGCDQEVARMFVQTAPKAIRELASWGVPWTRITKGKRSAIINAQKTTIDEKESVHGLIHSRDFGGTKKWRTCFTADATGHTMLFGVANEALKRNVEIHDRKEAIALIHENNRCYGAIVRDLVTGEITAYVAKGTLIATGGYGRIYKHTTNAVICEGTGAAIALETGIARLGNMEAVQFHPTPIVPSGILLTEGCRGDGGILRDVDGYRFMPDYEPEKKELASRDVVSRRIMEHIRNGKGVKSPYGEHVWLDISILGREHIEKNLRDVQEICQIFNGIDPADEGPKGWAPILPMQHYSMGGIRVKPTGESQTLKGLFSCGEAACWDMHGFNRLGGNSVAETVVSGMIIGDYFAEYCDNNEVDIQTKTIESFINKSKEYLNELINKDGKYNVFEIKNKMKDIMWEHVAIFRTGDGLAKAVKELEELYKESTNVKLENKELYGNPELEEAYRVPKMLKLALCVAYGALQRTESRGAHYREDYPKRDDANWCKRTLAYWKEGDTLPTLEYEELDIMKMEMPPAFRGYGAKGNIIENPLSAKRQEEVDAIRAKLEAEGKNRHEIQDALMHYELQPKYKALNERAGIGYE; encoded by the coding sequence GTAATCGGCGGTGGTCTAGCTGGTTTAAGAGCTGCTGTAGCCGCTGCTGATAAGGGTCTTAGCACTGTAGTTTTAAGCCTATGTCCTGTCAAAAGAAGCCACTCTGCTGCCGCTCAAGGCGGTATGCAAGCAAGCCTTGGTAACTCAAAAATGAGTGAAGGCGATAATGAAGATGTGCATTTTGCTGATACTGTCAAAGGTAGCGACTGGGGATGCGATCAAGAAGTTGCTAGAATGTTTGTCCAAACCGCACCTAAAGCGATCCGTGAGCTTGCTAGTTGGGGCGTGCCTTGGACTAGAATCACAAAAGGCAAAAGAAGCGCTATCATAAACGCACAAAAAACTACAATTGATGAAAAAGAGAGCGTACATGGTCTAATCCATAGCCGTGACTTTGGCGGTACAAAAAAATGGAGAACTTGCTTTACTGCTGATGCTACTGGCCATACAATGCTATTTGGCGTAGCAAATGAAGCTTTAAAACGCAATGTAGAAATTCATGACCGCAAAGAAGCTATTGCTCTAATCCATGAAAATAATCGCTGCTATGGTGCGATTGTACGTGATCTAGTAACTGGTGAAATCACAGCTTATGTAGCCAAAGGTACCCTAATCGCAACTGGTGGTTATGGCAGAATTTACAAACACACTACAAATGCCGTAATCTGTGAAGGCACAGGCGCTGCTATCGCTCTTGAGACTGGTATTGCTAGACTTGGCAATATGGAAGCCGTCCAATTCCACCCAACTCCAATTGTCCCAAGCGGTATATTACTAACTGAAGGCTGCCGTGGTGATGGTGGGATATTAAGAGATGTTGATGGATACCGCTTTATGCCTGATTATGAACCAGAGAAAAAAGAGCTAGCTAGCCGTGATGTCGTTAGTCGCCGTATAATGGAGCATATCAGAAATGGTAAAGGGGTTAAAAGCCCTTATGGCGAGCATGTCTGGCTAGATATTAGCATTCTTGGTAGAGAGCATATAGAGAAAAACTTGCGTGATGTCCAAGAAATTTGCCAAATTTTCAATGGTATAGATCCAGCTGATGAAGGTCCAAAAGGTTGGGCACCTATTCTACCAATGCAACACTACTCAATGGGCGGAATTCGTGTCAAACCAACTGGTGAGAGCCAAACCTTAAAAGGGTTATTTAGTTGCGGTGAAGCAGCTTGTTGGGATATGCATGGATTTAACCGCCTTGGTGGAAATAGCGTTGCTGAAACCGTAGTAAGTGGTATGATTATCGGTGATTATTTCGCTGAGTATTGCGATAATAATGAAGTAGATATCCAAACCAAAACAATAGAAAGCTTTATCAATAAAAGCAAAGAATATCTAAATGAACTCATCAACAAAGATGGCAAATACAATGTATTTGAGATTAAAAATAAGATGAAAGATATAATGTGGGAACATGTGGCTATCTTTAGAACTGGCGATGGTCTAGCCAAAGCTGTAAAAGAGCTAGAAGAGCTATACAAAGAGAGCACAAATGTAAAATTAGAAAATAAAGAGCTATATGGTAATCCTGAGCTTGAAGAGGCTTATCGTGTGCCTAAAATGCTTAAACTAGCTCTATGTGTGGCTTATGGCGCACTTCAAAGAACTGAAAGTCGTGGCGCACACTATAGAGAGGACTATCCAAAAAGAGATGACGCCAACTGGTGTAAGAGAACTTTAGCATATTGGAAAGAAGGCGATACACTCCCAACACTAGAGTATGAAGAGCTTGATATTATGAAAATGGAGATGCCACCAGCATTTCGTGGATATGGCGCTAAAGGCAATATCATAGAAAATCCACTATCAGCTAAACGCCAAGAAGAGGTTGATGCCATTAGAGCAAAATTAGAAGCTGAAGGCAAAAATAGACATGAAATTCAAGATGCTTTAATGCACTATGAACTTCAACCAAAATACAAAGCATTAAACGAAAGAGCAGGTATAGGCTATGAGTAG
- a CDS encoding fumarate reductase iron-sulfur subunit, protein MSRKIKIRAFKYNPQSKVSKPHFAEYELEETDGMTLFIALNQIREKFDLGLSFDFVCRAGICGSCGMVVNGRPQLACRTLTKDYPSGVIELMPMPAFKLLKDLSVDTGNWMNNMSKRVESWIHSNHTTDISKMEEKVDPDAAQETFELDRCIECGICVASCGTALMRPDFIGAVGLNRVARFKVDPLDNRSDEDFYELVGDDNGVFGCMSLLGCEDNCPKHLPLQSKIAYMRRKLATVK, encoded by the coding sequence ATGAGTAGAAAAATAAAAATTAGAGCATTTAAATACAATCCTCAAAGTAAAGTTAGCAAACCGCACTTTGCTGAGTATGAACTAGAAGAAACCGATGGTATGACACTTTTCATTGCATTAAATCAAATTCGTGAAAAATTTGATCTGGGTCTTAGCTTTGACTTTGTGTGTCGTGCTGGGATCTGTGGAAGCTGCGGTATGGTCGTAAATGGTCGCCCACAACTAGCTTGTAGAACTCTTACAAAAGACTATCCAAGTGGCGTTATAGAGCTTATGCCTATGCCGGCTTTCAAACTGCTTAAAGATCTAAGCGTTGATACTGGTAATTGGATGAATAATATGAGTAAAAGAGTTGAGAGTTGGATACACTCAAATCACACTACTGATATTAGCAAAATGGAAGAAAAAGTCGATCCAGACGCAGCTCAAGAGACCTTTGAGCTTGATCGTTGTATCGAGTGTGGTATCTGTGTAGCAAGTTGCGGAACAGCTCTTATGAGACCTGACTTTATCGGTGCTGTGGGGCTTAACCGTGTGGCTAGATTTAAAGTCGATCCACTAGATAATAGAAGCGATGAAGATTTCTATGAGCTAGTAGGCGATGATAATGGCGTCTTTGGTTGTATGAGTCTTTTAGGCTGTGAAGATAACTGCCCTAAACACTTGCCACTTCAAAGCAAAATCGCCTATATGAGACGCAAACTAGCCACTGTAAAATAA
- a CDS encoding tetratricopeptide repeat protein: MKKIAIIIMLLFSIGVAKDSNLNPKELETNCNKGDMVSCILLSYLYYQGQGVRQDYKKSAQLSQKACDGGFAESCGILGDLYYKGQGVRQDYKKSAQLSQKACDGGFAESCGILGDLYYKGQGVRQDYKKSAQLLQKACDGGYAAGCVILGGLYYQGKGVSQDYHKAAQLYQKACDGGYAAGCVILGGLYDQGQGVRQDYKKAAQLFQKACNGGDATGCVMLGLSYEAGDGVRQNNITAKELYGKACDMGLQKGCDNYARLNQ, translated from the coding sequence ATGAAAAAAATCGCCATAATCATTATGCTGCTTTTTAGCATAGGTGTAGCTAAAGATTCTAATCTCAATCCAAAAGAACTAGAAACTAATTGCAATAAAGGCGACATGGTATCTTGTATTCTTCTTAGTTATTTATATTATCAAGGTCAAGGTGTAAGACAAGATTATAAAAAATCTGCTCAGCTCTCCCAAAAAGCCTGCGATGGTGGATTTGCTGAGAGTTGCGGTATTCTTGGAGATTTATATTATAAAGGTCAAGGTGTAAGGCAAGATTATAAAAAATCTGCTCAGCTCTCCCAAAAAGCCTGCGATGGTGGATTTGCTGAGAGTTGCGGTATTCTTGGAGATTTATATTATAAAGGTCAAGGTGTAAGGCAAGATTATAAAAAATCTGCTCAGCTCTTACAAAAAGCCTGCGATGGTGGATATGCTGCGGGTTGCGTTATTCTTGGTGGTTTATATTATCAAGGCAAAGGTGTAAGTCAAGATTATCACAAAGCTGCTCAGCTATACCAAAAAGCCTGCGATGGTGGATATGCTGCGGGTTGCGTTATTCTTGGTGGTTTATATGATCAAGGTCAAGGTGTAAGGCAAGATTATAAAAAAGCTGCTCAGCTCTTCCAAAAAGCTTGCAATGGCGGAGATGCTACAGGTTGCGTTATGCTTGGACTTTCATATGAAGCAGGTGACGGGGTAAGACAGAATAATATTACGGCTAAAGAGCTTTATGGCAAAGCTTGTGATATGGGTTTACAAAAGGGTTGCGATAATTACGCAAGATTAAATCAATAA
- a CDS encoding NADH:flavin oxidoreductase → MSILFESIKVGNFTLPNRIAMPPMCVYKARDYSGLPRCFHRLHYPARSLGGVGFIIVEATAVSPEGCISKNDLGLWSDNQIEAHAKLNYEIKKYTTQTTAIQLGHAGAKGTCDNILSPSGICFSPEYQHPKALNTQEIYEIVTKFKDAAIRAKAANYDIVEIHAAHGYLISEFLSPLTNKRDDEFGGSIENRMRLLSLIAQEISPIIPFGVRISADDWEVGGNTIEDSKIIAKKCADLGACYISVSAGGVVSKPSLVPELKPMYQAGYAKAIKEVVNIPVIGVGLITTKEQGEQMIEGGYCDIVAYGRELLRNPNFALYAAASEGKNELIDFSYQRAF, encoded by the coding sequence ATGTCTATATTATTTGAATCTATTAAAGTTGGTAATTTCACACTTCCAAACCGCATAGCTATGCCACCAATGTGTGTTTATAAGGCTAGGGATTATAGCGGATTGCCACGATGTTTTCATAGATTACACTATCCGGCTAGATCGCTTGGTGGAGTTGGATTTATCATAGTTGAAGCCACAGCGGTATCACCAGAGGGTTGTATATCTAAAAATGATTTAGGATTATGGAGCGATAATCAAATAGAAGCACACGCTAAATTAAACTATGAAATTAAAAAATATACCACTCAAACCACAGCCATACAGCTAGGACACGCCGGAGCTAAGGGGACTTGTGATAATATATTAAGTCCTAGTGGAATATGCTTTAGCCCTGAATACCAGCATCCAAAGGCGCTAAACACTCAAGAAATTTATGAGATTGTAACTAAATTTAAAGATGCCGCTATAAGAGCCAAGGCTGCTAATTATGATATTGTAGAGATACACGCAGCGCATGGGTATTTGATTAGCGAGTTTTTAAGCCCATTAACCAATAAACGAGATGATGAATTTGGCGGAAGTATAGAGAATAGAATGCGACTTCTAAGCTTGATTGCTCAAGAGATTTCACCTATTATCCCATTTGGTGTTCGCATTAGCGCTGATGATTGGGAAGTGGGTGGAAATACCATAGAAGATAGCAAGATTATAGCGAAAAAATGTGCCGATCTTGGTGCTTGCTATATCAGTGTATCGGCCGGTGGCGTGGTATCTAAGCCAAGCCTAGTTCCAGAACTTAAGCCTATGTATCAAGCAGGTTATGCAAAAGCTATTAAAGAGGTGGTAAATATACCAGTTATTGGAGTAGGATTAATCACTACTAAAGAGCAGGGCGAGCAGATGATAGAGGGCGGATACTGCGATATAGTAGCATATGGTAGAGAGCTTTTAAGAAATCCAAATTTTGCCCTATATGCAGCTGCAAGTGAGGGCAAAAACGAGCTTATAGACTTCTCATATCAAAGGGCATTTTAA
- the murC gene encoding UDP-N-acetylmuramate--L-alanine ligase, whose protein sequence is MKKVHFIGIGGIGISAIARFLKERNFIISGSDIADSAITKDLRASGMKITVPHCKSAIEDPDFVVYSAAIKSDNVELVEARKRGIECLSRKEALPFILEGKRVFAVAGAHGKSTTSAMLASLMQGSVIIGAISKEFGSNMKYESSQDLIFEADESDSSFLNSNPFLAVVTNAEPEHMEHYDNDIEKFHAAYKGFLERAKIRVINAEDSFLSTIKMDAIRLEKGDITNLQMVLRNYEPYTSFHLKGLGKFEAWGMGEHIAVDASLAILAANSMIGLEEIRENLKKFKGIKKRFDILVANEKFALIDDYGHHPTEIKATLKSAKEYAKLLGLDNITAIFQPHRYSRLLANLDGFKECFSDVDELVVLPVYAAGEEPNNIDLKSEFKGALFADYIKRNGDTIEFFDHFGVKHSLASGLVIGFGAGDISYQLRGER, encoded by the coding sequence ATGAAAAAAGTTCATTTCATCGGTATTGGCGGAATTGGAATTTCAGCGATCGCTAGGTTTTTAAAAGAGCGTAATTTTATAATCAGTGGCTCTGATATCGCTGATAGTGCTATAACTAAAGATCTTAGAGCAAGCGGTATGAAAATCACCGTTCCACATTGTAAAAGTGCTATAGAAGATCCTGATTTTGTCGTTTATAGTGCCGCTATTAAGAGTGATAATGTGGAGTTAGTAGAGGCTAGAAAGCGTGGCATTGAGTGCCTATCAAGGAAGGAGGCTTTGCCGTTTATTTTAGAGGGCAAAAGAGTCTTTGCTGTAGCTGGAGCACACGGCAAAAGCACCACTTCGGCTATGTTAGCATCGCTTATGCAAGGTAGTGTTATAATCGGAGCTATAAGTAAGGAATTTGGCTCAAATATGAAGTATGAATCTAGCCAAGATCTGATATTTGAAGCTGATGAGAGTGATAGTAGTTTTTTAAACTCAAATCCATTTTTAGCAGTCGTTACCAACGCCGAGCCAGAGCATATGGAGCATTATGATAATGATATAGAGAAATTTCACGCTGCTTATAAGGGGTTTTTAGAGCGAGCCAAGATTAGGGTTATCAATGCTGAAGATAGCTTTTTAAGCACTATTAAAATGGACGCTATTAGATTAGAAAAGGGCGATATAACCAATCTTCAAATGGTGCTTAGAAATTATGAGCCATATACTAGCTTTCATCTCAAAGGACTTGGCAAATTTGAGGCTTGGGGCATGGGAGAGCATATCGCTGTGGATGCGAGTCTTGCTATTTTGGCTGCTAATTCTATGATCGGGCTAGAAGAGATTAGAGAAAATTTAAAGAAATTTAAAGGTATTAAAAAGCGATTTGATATATTAGTAGCTAATGAGAAATTCGCTCTAATAGACGACTATGGCCACCATCCAACAGAAATTAAAGCAACCTTAAAGAGTGCTAAGGAGTATGCGAAATTGCTAGGTTTGGATAATATCACGGCGATATTTCAACCGCATAGATATTCTAGATTATTAGCAAATTTAGATGGATTTAAAGAGTGTTTTAGCGATGTTGATGAGCTTGTGGTATTGCCTGTTTATGCCGCTGGTGAAGAGCCAAATAATATAGATTTAAAGAGCGAATTTAAGGGCGCTTTATTTGCTGATTATATCAAGCGAAATGGCGATACTATTGAGTTTTTTGATCATTTTGGGGTTAAGCATAGTTTAGCTAGTGGATTGGTTATTGGATTTGGTGCTGGTGATATCAGCTATCAGCTTAGGGGTGAGAGATGA
- a CDS encoding carbon-nitrogen hydrolase family protein, producing MSRVAALQLHTLAMSDSRIDHYLSLAAKGGASVVVLGEYVINSFFNEIIKMPKSMIKEQSEHKKTSLSAMANRYNLTIIAPLLQIKGKECKKVIAKFSPQSTKYEEQNILIDYPHWNEAKFYSKKESFGIMSFSVDRIKFGVIFGFEAHFDRIWAEIVAKKIDCVLLPSACTLNSSNRWNELLKMRALTNNLYIVRVNRLGKAKFDDIESEFYGQTMLINPHGEIENSLDSNEGMLMCDIDKKLILQARSIWKFRQKAEALLGLNI from the coding sequence GTGAGTAGGGTTGCGGCTTTACAGCTACACACTTTGGCTATGAGTGATTCTAGGATTGATCACTACTTAAGCTTAGCAGCTAAGGGTGGGGCTAGCGTGGTTGTGCTTGGTGAGTATGTGATAAATTCGTTTTTTAATGAGATTATCAAGATGCCAAAATCTATGATAAAAGAGCAGAGCGAACACAAAAAAACTAGCCTTTCAGCCATGGCAAATAGGTATAATTTAACGATAATAGCGCCACTTTTACAAATCAAAGGCAAAGAGTGTAAAAAAGTAATAGCTAAATTCAGCCCACAAAGCACAAAATATGAAGAGCAAAATATCTTAATAGACTATCCACACTGGAATGAAGCGAAATTCTACTCTAAAAAAGAGAGCTTTGGGATAATGAGTTTTAGTGTTGATAGGATTAAATTTGGGGTTATTTTTGGCTTTGAGGCGCATTTTGATCGAATTTGGGCTGAAATTGTGGCTAAGAAGATTGATTGCGTGCTATTACCAAGTGCTTGTACGCTCAACTCAAGCAATCGCTGGAATGAGCTTTTAAAGATGAGAGCGCTTACAAATAACCTTTATATCGTGCGTGTAAATAGATTAGGCAAGGCTAAATTTGATGATATTGAGAGTGAATTTTATGGACAAACTATGCTTATAAATCCACATGGGGAGATTGAAAATAGCTTAGATTCTAATGAAGGAATGCTAATGTGCGATATCGATAAAAAGCTAATTCTACAAGCTCGCTCAATATGGAAATTCCGCCAAAAAGCTGAAGCGTTATTAGGATTAAATATATGA
- the xseB gene encoding exodeoxyribonuclease VII small subunit → MSENFESKIEKIEKLLESLNDENLTLSDSVKLYKDGLKLVNEARAMLENAKLEITQIGEESE, encoded by the coding sequence ATGAGTGAAAATTTTGAAAGTAAGATTGAGAAAATTGAGAAGCTTTTAGAGAGTTTAAATGATGAGAATTTAACTCTTAGCGATAGTGTGAAGTTATATAAAGATGGATTGAAATTAGTCAATGAAGCAAGGGCTATGCTAGAAAATGCTAAGCTTGAGATTACTCAAATAGGAGAAGAGAGTGAGTAG
- the metX gene encoding homoserine O-acetyltransferase MetX yields MEIYRAVEHFDEPLHLESGRILSEFDLAYECYGKLNEDKSNVIVVCHALTGSAHAAGIHKGDRKPGWWDGVIGDNKTIDTTKYFVICVNILGSSFGSTNPLSIEPSTKKEYRLRFPVLVISDVVRAQMRLFDRLGIKEAHAVIGGSLGGMQALCFAIEFPNFAKRVIMLATTYATKAWAIAFNKIAIEGIVKDPNFKGGYYDKDDIEANGLIGMALGRMAGHISFLSPATMDKKFGRKYVETDGLYELLGRFEVDRYMEYNGNNFPKRFDPLSYLYVIKMMNNFDCTRHYGSLNEALMLTRARLTFISFSGDILFPPNLMLEMYEALVSIGQGHRGRYICVESDYGHDSFLVEIDKIEEHIKRALDE; encoded by the coding sequence GTGGAAATATATAGAGCTGTAGAGCATTTTGATGAGCCGTTGCATTTAGAGAGTGGGCGAATTTTAAGCGAATTTGATCTAGCTTATGAGTGTTATGGTAAGTTAAATGAGGATAAGAGCAATGTTATAGTAGTTTGCCACGCACTTACTGGATCGGCTCACGCTGCTGGTATCCATAAGGGAGATAGAAAGCCTGGTTGGTGGGATGGCGTAATAGGTGATAATAAGACGATTGATACTACTAAATATTTTGTGATTTGTGTAAATATTTTGGGTAGTTCATTTGGCTCTACTAATCCTTTAAGCATAGAGCCAAGCACAAAAAAAGAGTATAGACTTCGCTTTCCTGTCCTTGTAATTAGCGATGTGGTTAGGGCGCAGATGAGGCTATTTGATAGGCTAGGAATCAAAGAGGCGCATGCCGTTATCGGTGGGAGCCTTGGGGGTATGCAAGCTTTGTGCTTTGCTATAGAGTTTCCAAATTTTGCCAAAAGAGTGATAATGCTAGCGACTACTTATGCTACTAAGGCTTGGGCTATTGCTTTTAATAAAATTGCGATTGAAGGCATAGTAAAAGATCCAAATTTTAAAGGCGGATACTATGATAAAGATGATATAGAGGCAAATGGCTTAATAGGAATGGCACTTGGTAGAATGGCTGGGCATATTAGCTTTTTAAGTCCTGCTACGATGGATAAAAAATTTGGTAGAAAATATGTAGAAACAGATGGTCTTTATGAGCTTTTAGGAAGGTTTGAAGTCGATAGATATATGGAGTATAATGGCAATAACTTCCCTAAAAGATTTGATCCATTATCATATCTATATGTTATAAAGATGATGAATAACTTTGATTGCACTAGGCATTATGGCTCACTTAATGAGGCTTTAATGCTTACTCGTGCTAGGCTGACATTTATCTCATTTAGTGGGGATATTTTGTTTCCACCAAATTTAATGCTTGAGATGTATGAGGCTTTAGTTAGTATAGGGCAAGGGCATAGAGGTAGATATATATGCGTTGAGAGTGATTATGGGCATGATTCATTTTTAGTAGAGATAGATAAGATAGAAGAGCATATTAAAAGGGCGTTAGATGAGTGA
- the guaB gene encoding IMP dehydrogenase, which translates to MKIVKRALTFEDVLLVPQYSDILPKQVDIRSKFSKNIELNIPVVSAAMDTVTEHRTAIMMARLGGIGVIHKNMDLESQVKEVKKVKKSESGVIMDPISITADASIKDALELMSDYRISGVPVIDENSVLIGILTNRDLRFEHNYSKKVGEVMTKAPLITAPSGCTLDDAQKIFSTNKVEKLPIVDKNGKLEGLITIKDLKKRKEYPNANKDKFGRLRVAAAIGVGQIDRAKALAEAGVDALVMDSAHGHSKGIIDTLKEIKSQISGVDIVVGNVANPKAIIDLIKAGADGVKVGIGPGSICTTRIVAGVGVPQITAISDCADAAKEFNIPIIADGGIKYSGDFAKALAAGASCIMVGSLLAGCDESPGELVTFQGRQYKSYRGMGSIGAMTRGSSDRYFQEGTAQDKLVPEGIEGRVPYAGTIRDVIHQLIGGLRSSMGYCGSKDIKTFQDKAEFVEITSAGLKESHAHDVIITQEAPNYRVN; encoded by the coding sequence ATGAAAATTGTAAAACGAGCCTTAACATTTGAAGATGTTTTATTAGTCCCACAATACTCTGATATCTTACCAAAACAAGTAGATATCAGATCTAAATTTAGTAAAAATATTGAGTTAAATATACCTGTAGTATCAGCAGCGATGGATACGGTTACAGAGCATAGAACGGCTATTATGATGGCTAGACTTGGCGGGATCGGGGTTATCCATAAAAATATGGATCTAGAATCACAGGTAAAAGAGGTAAAAAAGGTTAAAAAAAGTGAAAGTGGCGTAATAATGGATCCTATATCAATCACCGCTGATGCTAGTATCAAAGATGCTTTGGAGTTAATGAGTGATTATAGAATTTCAGGTGTGCCAGTAATTGATGAAAATAGTGTATTAATAGGGATTTTAACAAATCGTGATTTGAGATTTGAGCATAATTATAGTAAAAAAGTAGGCGAAGTGATGACAAAAGCCCCACTCATCACCGCTCCATCGGGATGTACTTTAGATGATGCACAAAAGATATTTTCTACAAATAAAGTTGAAAAGCTACCTATAGTAGATAAAAATGGTAAATTAGAAGGTTTAATAACCATTAAAGATCTTAAAAAACGCAAAGAGTATCCAAACGCTAATAAAGATAAATTTGGTCGCCTTAGAGTGGCTGCGGCTATAGGAGTTGGTCAAATAGATAGAGCCAAAGCTTTAGCCGAAGCTGGGGTTGATGCTTTGGTGATGGATTCTGCTCATGGCCATAGCAAAGGGATTATAGATACCTTAAAAGAGATTAAATCTCAAATAAGCGGCGTAGATATTGTAGTAGGTAATGTGGCTAATCCAAAAGCTATAATTGATCTGATAAAAGCCGGAGCCGATGGAGTGAAGGTGGGTATTGGACCAGGTTCTATATGTACCACTAGAATTGTAGCAGGAGTTGGGGTGCCTCAAATTACGGCTATTAGTGATTGTGCTGATGCGGCTAAGGAATTTAATATCCCAATCATCGCTGATGGTGGTATAAAATATAGTGGCGATTTTGCCAAGGCTTTAGCAGCTGGTGCTAGCTGCATTATGGTAGGAAGCTTGCTTGCAGGGTGCGATGAGAGTCCAGGTGAGTTAGTAACCTTCCAGGGGCGTCAATATAAGAGTTATAGAGGTATGGGAAGTATCGGAGCTATGACAAGAGGAAGTAGCGATAGATATTTTCAAGAAGGCACCGCTCAAGATAAGCTAGTGCCAGAAGGGATAGAGGGTCGTGTGCCATATGCTGGGACAATCCGTGATGTGATCCATCAGTTAATTGGTGGGCTAAGAAGCTCAATGGGGTATTGTGGTAGTAAGGATATTAAAACCTTCCAAGATAAGGCTGAGTTCGTAGAGATCACAAGTGCAGGGCTAAAAGAGAGCCACGCTCATGATGTTATAATAACTCAAGAAGCACCAAATTATAGAGTAAATTAG
- the gatA gene encoding Asp-tRNA(Asn)/Glu-tRNA(Gln) amidotransferase subunit GatA has protein sequence MISLKEAIKLSSSDLDGLRKELIEKIKATKNIGAYVEQLTNSDIDESFAGVPIAIKDNIQVKNWNITSCSKILQGYKAPYNATVINKLIASGLAPFGRTNMDEFAMGSTTESSYYGKTLNPLDHTRVPGGSSGGSAAAVAAGIAIAALGSDTGGSIRQPAAFCGCVGFKPTYGRVSRYGLSAYSSSLDQIGPITQNVEDAAILYDIIAGYDKLDSTSANIEFSATAPNLNPNRKLKIAVIKNYVDEASEPVRNALNLTIEKLKNAGHEICYKDLANSKYNIAAYYIIATAEASANLSRYDGVRYGNRAKADSLGQMYANTRGEGFGAEVQRRMLLGTFVLSSGYYDAYYIKAQKARAFIKREYDDILSEVDIILMPVAPSVAYKFGELKDPLSAYLSDIYTIGVNLAGLPAITVPVANDENGLNISAQLVGAAWQEQVVLDAALSLENIIKGK, from the coding sequence GTGATAAGTCTAAAAGAAGCTATAAAGCTAAGTTCTAGCGACCTAGATGGACTTCGTAAAGAGCTAATTGAAAAGATAAAAGCAACTAAAAATATAGGCGCTTATGTAGAGCAACTAACTAATAGCGATATTGATGAGAGTTTCGCTGGCGTACCGATCGCTATTAAAGATAATATTCAAGTCAAAAATTGGAATATTACTAGTTGTTCGAAGATTTTACAAGGTTACAAAGCCCCATATAATGCAACTGTTATAAATAAGCTAATCGCATCAGGACTTGCGCCATTTGGTAGGACAAATATGGATGAGTTTGCTATGGGTAGCACCACTGAAAGCTCATATTATGGTAAAACTCTAAATCCACTTGATCACACTAGAGTTCCAGGCGGAAGTAGTGGTGGAAGCGCAGCGGCCGTAGCAGCCGGTATAGCTATAGCGGCTCTTGGTAGTGATACGGGTGGTAGCATACGCCAACCAGCGGCGTTTTGCGGTTGTGTGGGGTTTAAACCTACATATGGTAGGGTCAGTCGATATGGACTTAGCGCCTATTCTAGTAGCTTAGATCAGATAGGGCCAATTACTCAAAATGTAGAAGATGCGGCTATTTTGTATGATATAATCGCTGGATATGATAAGTTAGATAGTACAAGTGCTAATATCGAATTTAGCGCTACTGCACCCAATTTAAATCCAAATAGAAAATTAAAAATCGCCGTTATCAAAAACTATGTTGATGAGGCTAGTGAGCCTGTTAGAAATGCTCTGAATTTAACTATAGAAAAGCTCAAAAATGCCGGCCATGAGATATGCTATAAAGATTTAGCCAACTCCAAATACAATATAGCAGCTTACTATATCATTGCCACAGCTGAAGCGAGTGCGAATTTGAGTCGTTATGATGGTGTAAGATATGGCAATAGAGCCAAGGCTGATAGCTTAGGGCAGATGTATGCGAATACTAGGGGTGAGGGCTTTGGAGCTGAAGTTCAGCGAAGAATGTTGCTTGGGACCTTTGTTTTATCAAGTGGATATTATGATGCTTACTATATAAAAGCACAAAAAGCAAGAGCATTTATCAAGCGTGAATATGATGATATTTTAAGCGAGGTAGATATAATTTTAATGCCAGTTGCACCATCTGTGGCATATAAATTTGGTGAATTAAAAGATCCTTTGAGTGCGTATTTGAGTGATATTTATACTATTGGGGTGAATTTAGCAGGTTTGCCAGCTATCACTGTGCCAGTAGCAAATGATGAGAATGGACTAAATATCTCAGCTCAATTAGTGGGCGCAGCGTGGCAAGAGCAGGTAGTTTTGGATGCGGCTTTAAGCTTAGAAAATATCATAAAAGGAAAATAG